The Chroicocephalus ridibundus chromosome 4, bChrRid1.1, whole genome shotgun sequence genome contains the following window.
cgcggccccccccccccccggtcgcCATGGTGACGGCGCGGCCTATTCTCCCCCGCAGGCCACCTTCCACTACCGGACGCTgcggtgcggggatgaggagacGCCGCTGGACGACAGCCGGGCGCGGGGGAAGCCCATGGAGCTGATCGCCGGCAAGAAGTTCAAGCTGCCGGTGTGGGAGGCGGCCCTGCGCACCATGCGGCCGGGCGAGCGGGCCCGCTTCCGCTGCGAGGCCAAGgtgggccggggccgggccggggccggggccggtggcggCTGGGGGGCGTGGTTTGTTGCTCGGGGGCGGGGGCGTGATTGGTTCGGGGGCGTGGTCTGTGCGCAAATGGGGCGTGGTCTGATGCTTCGGGGGCGTGGTCTGCTCCAAGTGGGCGTGGTTTCCTGCTCGAGGGGCGTGGCTTGGATGCGTGGCCTGCACCACGCCCACCCGTGGCACATTCCCCTCGTTAGGCCCCGATGCGGGGGTTAGAGCCCCGGAGCATCCCGGTCCCCgttgtccccccccaccccccgtcccgtcccggtgCATCCCCGTCCCAgcaccgcctcccccccgccccgcagcacGTGGTGCTCTACCCGCTGGTGTCCAAGAGCCTGCGCAACATCGCGGCGGGGAAGGACCCGCTGGAGGGGCAGCGGCACTGCTGCAGCATCGCCCAGCTGCACGACCACTACTCCCTGGGCTACCCCGACCTCGACGAGCTCCAGAAGAACCCCCAGCCCCTCATCTTCGACATCGaagtgctcaaggtgaggcgccAGCCTGGGTAGGGGTGGCCGAGGCACTCCCGGTCCTAGCCCTGGGCCAGGAGGAGCTCAGTgatggccaccagcacccaccatggtgtggggctggggctctgccctcATGACGGGGTGCCGGCAGGTGGAGGCACCCGGCTCCTACCAGCAGGACCCATGGGCCATGACGGACGAGGAGAAGCTACAGGCCGTACCCCTGATCCACAAGGAAGGCAACGAGCTGTACCGGCAGGGCAAggtgcaggaggcagctgccAAATACTACGATGCCATCGCCTGTCTCAAGAACCTGCAGATGAAGGTGGGGCACCCTGGGCCTTCTCTGGGGTGTGCACAGgtctccccccatccctgccagtgTGCGGGGCTTGGGAGCTTCCCCTTGTTCTCCCtgcaggagcagcctggctctCCGGACTGGATCGAGCTGGACCAGAAGATCACCCCCCTGCTGTTAAATTACTGCCAATGCAAGCTGCAGTGTGAGGAGTACTATGAGGTGCTGGATCACTGCTCCTCCATCCTCAACAAGTACGAGGGTAAGGAGCCACGGGGTGGCCGGGATGgctgtggtgggtgctggtggggtgaGGGGGTACCGGGGAGGGCCCCCCGTGCTCCGCTGGTCCAGCAGCTCTCTCCCTGCAGACAACGTCAAGGCCTACTTCAAGCGGGGGAAGGCCCACGCGGCCGTGTGGAACGTGACGGAGGCACAGGCTGACTTCGCCAAAGTGCTGGCCCTCGACCCCTCGCTGCGCCCCGTCGTCTCCAAGGAGCTGCGGAGCCTGGAAGCCCGCCTGCGGGAGAAGGACGCTGAGGACAAGATCCGCTTCAAGGGCATCTTCTCCCAGTAGAGCCCGCGGCCGCAGCGGAGAGCCCGACGCTCTCGGAACAGGTTCTTTTTAGATATTCCACATGTGGAATGTTCATtgatgtttattaatgtttaataCAAATTTTACTTATTTGAAGTCATTTGAAGTGGCCCCGGGAGCTCGCCACGGCCCCGTGACACGGCAGTGCACTTAAGTCGCAGTATTACGCAGCGTATAGCAATCGCGGCAATGTAAAGTGCAATGTAAAGGTGAAGCTCCTTGCTGGGCTTCGGCTACGCTCATTGTCACGCCGGGAAGGGACATGTAGGGTGACACTGAGCTCAAGCCCGCTGCTTTCTGCCAAGTCCTTTTCTTTGTTTGATGTTTTTATACTTTACGTTGGGCTGAACCACCGCGCCTGGGGCTGGCCGAGCTGTTCACGGCCGCGGTGCCGAGCCTCGGCCCcgtcctttccccttcctgcctgTACTCCGCGCCACGTCCTGCATCGTCACTTCTCAAGGCCGCTGCTATCGTCCCAAGCCGGTGTTTCCTCTAAACTACGTCACCGTGTCAGCGTCGTAAATATTTTATATAGACTAACTGCTCGTTATTGCTATCTGTATAAAACTCTGGTCATGTTATGCCAcgataaacaaaagtaaaactaGTCACAGGCACCTGGTCAATTAGAAAAATTGCTGTTAGAGGTAAATGAGGTAAAACAAAGTTGCAGGCAGCCCAGGAACAGGGAGCCTGGCAAGCCCTGGccctgaggccttgcaaacttGCTGCAAAACCGAGCCCTTGCTGACTGTAGTGAGCGCTCCCACCCCCGTCATGGATGCGTTAAAGCTGCTCAATGACTGTTCTAAAGGGTAGAGCCAAGATGACTCTCCCGCAGGCTCCGTCCTGGGCTGACGGTGTAAAAGCAGCTCTAACGCACACAGACATTGcgtccctccagccctgccctaaCGCCCCGGCTCTGCTCTTGTGCAAAAGGTTTAACTGCTCACGcaatccccccagccccatgtcgGCGTCAGCGCGTACctgagagcagcagagcagcccagggATGCTCCCGGCTGCATTTCCCAGCAGGAACAGAGgttgtttttcccccccatgATGTGTCCTAAATTGCTCCTGACCCAACTGCGATACCCCAAGGCCACCTCGCTGTGTGATGCCGTGTGCCCGGGTCCAGGGTGGGTGGCTGGGTACAGAGCAGACATGCGAGCCCCGGCACCTCGTCTTTACATCGCTTTATTTCACAACGAAACGAAGAGAACAAAGGAACCGCTTTTGAATCccggcccttcccctgccccacgtCTGGCAACACTGAACTGAAATAAATAGGTAGGGAGCAGGGAGATGCCACTTGCCCTGgggcacagccacagcccccaCAACGCTGCCCGGGGACAGATGACCCCGGGGGGCAGCACGCTGGTTCGCCGTGGGGCAAACATGCCCCGGGCactgcccagcagcagctctgcagccccaaaggacatggggggacaggggcagcagggtggaggcagagctgggtggcagcaggggggacacggggtggctCAGTCCCGAGGGGATGGCTCCGGCCCCTGGGGTGGCTCAGAGCGCTGACTCTCAGCCCTCCCCAcagttttgggggggacccagcaCCCTCATCTCTGTCCTGTCAGCTCGGGGCCTGTCGCACGCTGCGGCCCCAGGTGCTCCTGGCTGGGAAACGAAGGCTGCAGCGGAGAGGGGGACGGTGGCCACGCCACCCTCACTCCTCACCCTCCAGCTTGAGGCTGACGCTGCGGGGCTTGGCCCGGGGCAACCCGGGGGGTGCCGACGGGGGCCCCCCGTCCCGCTCCGCCTGGCTGGAGCCCCGCGACCGCAGGAGCTGGCTCTGCTTGCGGAGGAAGTCGACAGGCGCCGGGCAGCCGTAGGTGCCTTTGCCCAGCACAGGCCGTGGGGGTCCCTTGGGGGAGTGGGCCAGGGCCGCCGCCTCCAGCTGAGCCAGGTGGGCTACGTAGCCCTCAGACAGGAACTGTGGGACCCACAGACAGCCTGAGCTGGTGGCCCTGGCCATCACGTGCTCCCGCCACCCCAGTGGGGTCAGCAAttgtcccctgcagccccagcccatccccagccctgccactgtACCTGGCACTGGTTGGAGAACTTCTTGACGGCCCGGCCCACGATGTAGATGTGCGCCGGCGCGAGCCCCAGCGAGCTGTAGACTGAGACATCCTTGGTGGAGCCGTAGCCAGCGACGATGGTGATCTCCGCCTGCCCACGGAGAGGAGCATTAGGGCAGGGAGCGACTCCTCCCAGAGGGACAGCCACCCCCAGGGGACTGGGACACGCTTGTTTTATGAGGGTGGTTGCAATGCCCACGGGCTGGGAGGTGCCCCTCTGTGCCCTGAGcgaggtcatagaatcacagaatggtttgggtgggaagggaccttgaagcccacccagtgccaccccctgccctgggcagggacacctcccaccagcccaggttgctccaagccccgtccaacctggccttgaacccctccagggatggggcagccacagcttctctgggcaacctgggccaggggctcaccaccctcacagccaagaatttctccctccgatctcatccaaatctcccctcttgcagtggaaaacccttcccccttgtcccacggctcccctccctgctccagagtccctccccagctttcctggagccccttgagggcctggaaggggctggaaggtctccctggagccttctcttctccaggctgaacccccccagctctctcagcctgtccccacagcagaggggctccagccctcccagcatctccatggccaccTCTGGATCCTCTCCAACAgggtcctggggcagggggtcgGTGCCAGCTCTGCCATTGTGGCATAGTCTAACTCTGAGCACCTCCACCTGCAGCTCCACTGACCCCCAGGACTGAGGGGCACCGGCTGGGGCACAGCCCACGCTACCcctccaacaccaccaccactaccgcgtccccaccccaccagcgtccccatccccacctcggTGCGCAGGCTCTGGAGGAAGGCGGCTTTCTGACGCAGGGGGTCGTGGGTGAGCCCATCGCAGAAGGAGACGGCGCCGTGGGGGAAGTTGTGCTGGGAGAGCCAGGCCACCACGCGGTGCTTCTGCATGTCGGGGCGTCCCGTCACGTAGATGATCATGTAGCCTGAGTCCTGCCAGTGCCTAGGAGGGGACACATGTTGGTGCCAGGAGCCTGTGCGGGGACAGTACTGCTGGCAGGAGGCCACCGAGCATCTCCCAGCACATCACACATGGGTGCTGCCTCCGAAACCTTCATCCCCACAGGGATTTTAGCAAGGCTGAaggcacagcagagctgtggggtATCACAGCAGGTTTTGGGACCAGAACTGGGGGCAGCCTTTTTGCTGTGAAAAGCCTCTGGGTGATGGGAGATGCCCCAGCTCATCCCTGGGACAGCAGACTGCTCCGATGCCCCCGCTACCCCACTCAGGTTGTCACCGCACCACAAAAGGAGGGGCGGGTTCTCCCCACCATGAGAAGGGCACCTACCGTACGACGTCAACAGCCCCTGCCCGCACTTTGGGGTCGCTGCCCATGATGGAGACACTGGCAGTGAAGGAGCCATCGATGCTGAACACGACCGACTCGGTGCCCCGGGCCACCACTGTCAGGTATGCCTCGGCGTAGCTGTGGTCCCCCCTGGGACGGGagagcagggatgctcagcaccGGCTCTGCCGCAGAGGGAGCCAGGGGACCTCTGCCAAAAGGGCTGGAGGAGGAACCGAGGTGGCACCGCACACCTGCAGCTCACCTGACCACCATGCGCACGGGGTAGATGCCGATGGCCAGAGCCTTGTCTGGAGGGATGGTGAAGGTCAGGCGCCCACTGCCACTTGTCACCTCAGTGCCGTAGTACAGCCACTTCCCCGACAGTGGCTGCGTCATGATGTAGATGTCCACCTAGGAGAGGGAAAAGGGCTGAGCGTGGACCGAACCTCCAGATCCTGCCATGTCCCCAACCTACAAGTCCTTACAACCCTCTCCCCGCATCCCACAAGGTCCTATGGCCTCCTGTTCACCACATCCCTTCTTGTGCCATGAATGACACCAGCCTCATGCCCCTTCCTGGGCATCCCCACCTTGTTTGACGGGGTCCTGGTGGCACCCATGAGCCCAGCCATACCTTCTCCCCGGTTAGCGTCACCACATCCAGGGGTCCGTACATGAAGCGCCCGCTGAGGACCTGCGCTTTGCCCTCGCACACGA
Protein-coding sequences here:
- the AIP gene encoding AH receptor-interacting protein isoform X1, yielding MAQQVEQLRADGVHKEVLREGTGPLPDFRDGTKATFHYRTLRCGDEETPLDDSRARGKPMELIAGKKFKLPVWEAALRTMRPGERARFRCEAKHVVLYPLVSKSLRNIAAGKDPLEGQRHCCSIAQLHDHYSLGYPDLDELQKNPQPLIFDIEVLKVEAPGSYQQDPWAMTDEEKLQAVPLIHKEGNELYRQGKVQEAAAKYYDAIACLKNLQMKEQPGSPDWIELDQKITPLLLNYCQCKLQCEEYYEVLDHCSSILNKYEDNVKAYFKRGKAHAAVWNVTEAQADFAKVLALDPSLRPVVSKELRSLEARLREKDAEDKIRFKGIFSQ
- the AIP gene encoding AH receptor-interacting protein isoform X2; protein product: MAQQVEQLRADGVHKEVLREGTGPLPDFRDGTKATFHYRTLRCGDEETPLDDSRARGKPMELIAGKKFKLPVWEAALRTMRPGERARFRCEAKHVVLYPLVSKSLRNIAAGKDPLEGQRHCCSIAQLHDHYSLGYPDLDELQKNPQPLIFDIEVLKVEAPGSYQQDPWAMTDEEKLQAVPLIHKEGNELYRQGKVQEAAAKYYDAIACLKNLQMKEQPGSPDWIELDQKITPLLLNYCQCKLQCEEYYEVLDHCSSILNKQRQGLLQAGEGPRGRVERDGGTG